The Magnolia sinica isolate HGM2019 chromosome 9, MsV1, whole genome shotgun sequence genome contains a region encoding:
- the LOC131255026 gene encoding uncharacterized protein LOC131255026 → MAVTRHKMLVGSDNRGRMRGLGCSISKVGLKKSAPARSKVENVTKEKESVTQELSQVKKKLDGMTQDIVEMKKTLVDMQKDRQYTQNLSSPTVAKSTQASSPDIIYIGKRCDLLGFGKCGVVARGEVHEVNPNATVHCEPLEDGAFVVVLTKVIQPHAPL, encoded by the exons atggctgttactcgccataagatg ttggttggttccGACAATAGAGGacgaatgcggggtctaggttgctcaataagtaaggtaggactgaagaagtcagcccctgctcgttcaaaggtagagaatgtgacaaaagaaaaagaaagcgtaactcaagagttatctcaggtgaagaaaaaattggatggtatgactcaagatatagttgagatgaagaaaacattggttgatatgcagaaagatagacaatatactcaaaatctctcatcaccaacagtcgctaaatctactcaggcatcgtcg ccggatattatatatatcggtaagagatgcgacttgcttggttttggaaaatgtggtgtagttgctcgtggtgaagtacatgaagttaatccaaatgcaactgtccattgcgagccgttggaggatggagcttttgttgttgtcctgactaAGGTTATACAACCTCATGCTCCTTTGTGA